From Lampris incognitus isolate fLamInc1 chromosome 13, fLamInc1.hap2, whole genome shotgun sequence, one genomic window encodes:
- the LOC130122879 gene encoding D(1)-like dopamine receptor — MENHTVTDHFAQVLSELDGTGTGTEGDEEGSGGNGLRALVGCVLFLLIVSTLLGNTLVCAAVVKFRHLRSKVTNFFVISLAVSDLFVAVLVMPWKAISEVTGTWLFGRFCGTWIAFDIMCSTASILNLCIISVDRYWAIASPFKYELKMTHRVAFIMIGVAWTLSILISFIPVQLNWHKAGEEGEASALGAAGNFTTTNHTESCVANLNKTYAISSSLISFYIPVVIMIATYTRIYRIAQTQIRRITSLERAVEHAQNHHQQRSSDCGAQENSLKTSFKKETKVLKTLSIIMGVFVFCWLPFFVLNCMVPFCDPPCVSDTTFTIFVWFGWANSSLNPVIYAFNADFRRAFTTILGCNKICSSNTVEAINFSNELVSYHHDTTLQKDAHGLVAAQQHPRALSSSGEDAGAPCDKVSLVSDASRSHRRVLLPATVRLECDGEICAETTTPLTSAGALDCDAIPGQVPE, encoded by the coding sequence ATGGAAAACCACACGGTGACGGATCATTTCGCCCAAGTGCTGTCCGAGCTGGACGGGACCGGCACCGGGACTGAGGGGGACGAGGAGGGAAGCGGAGGAAACGGGCTGCGTGCGCTCGTCGGATGCgtgctcttcctcctcatcgtctCCACGCTCCTCGGCAACACGCTGGTGTGCGCCGCCGTGGTGAAATTCAGGCACCTCCGATCCAAAGTCACCAACTTTTTCGTCATCTCCCTGGCGGTGTCCGACCTCTTCGTGGCGGTGCTGGTGATGCCGTGGAAGGCTATCTCAGAGGTGACTGGGACGTGGCTCTTCGGCCGGTTCTGCGGCACCTGGATAGCTTTCGACATCATGTGCTCCACGGCGTCTATACTCAACCTCTGCATCATAAGCGTGGACAGGTACTGGGCCATCGCCAGCCCTTTTAAATACGAGCTGAAAATGACCCACCGAGTGGCGTTTATCATGATCGGAGTGGCGTGGACGCTGTCCATCCTCATCTCGTTCATTCCCGTCCAGCTGAACTGGCACAAAGCCGGCGAGGAGGGCGAGGCGTCGGCGCTTGGCGCCGCCGGCAACTTCACCACTACCAACCACACCGAGAGTTGTGTCGCCAACCTAAACAAAACCTACGCCATCTCTTCCAGTCTCATCAGCTTCTACATCCCTGTCGTCATCATGATAGCCACGTACACCAGAATCTACCGTATCGCCCAAACCCAGATCCGCCGGATCACGTCCCTGGAGAGGGCGGTGGAGCATGCGCAGAATCACCACCAGCAACGAAGCAGCGACTGTGGCGCCCAAGAAAACTCTCTGAAAACGTCTTTCAAAAAGGAAACCAAAGTCCTGAAGACTCTCTCAATAATAATGGGGGTGTTCGTGTTCTGCTGGCTACCCTTTTTCGTCCTGAACTGCATGGTTCCCTTCTGTGACCCGCCGTGCGTCAGCGACACCACTTTCACCATTTTTGTCTGGTTCGGCTGGGCCAATTCCTCACTCAACCCCGTGATTTACGCGTTTAACGCGGATTTCAGAAGGGCTTTCACTACCATTCTGGGCTGCAACAAAATCTGCTCCAGCAACACGGTGGAAGCCATCAACTTCAGCAACGAGCTTGTGTCCTACCACCACGACACCACGCTCCAGAAGGACGCGCACGGCCTGGTTGCCGCGCAACAGCATCCGCGAGCGCTCTCCAGTTCCGGGGAGGACGCCGGCGCGCCTTGCGACAAGGTGTCGCTCGTGTCCGACGCCTCCCGGAGCCACCGGCGCGTCCTACTGCCCGCCACCGTCCGGCTTGAGTGCGACGGAGAAATCTGTGCGGAGACCACCACACCGCTGACTTCGGCCGGGGCGCTGGACTGCGACGCAATACCAGGACAAGTACCGGAATAG
- the fgfbp3 gene encoding fibroblast growth factor-binding protein 2 encodes MSTPGWAIFFLLFCLPALAEAKRQSGEANPTKPHKPPPSPQPARRPHNRSVPGSGTLTTKEGHRCTWETSGQGQVSLLVSCSVHSEGEQQRYWCRYAGKPDQCQAYSAKSSQYWKQLVGKLKKRHNACEGEKILKAKTCKKAPAEAHMKLAQRSGEETAAERKGGQAGGKRREPSDGGEAARKKKEVEEEKRKRDEGTGFVEDGVVNDMDPVQSYCAEGWHSVCSFFVKFFEG; translated from the exons ATGAGCACACCGGGCTGGGCCATCTTTTTCCTcctcttctgcctgcctgccctcgcCGAGGCAAAGCGCCAAAGCGGCGAAGCAAACCCCACCAAGCCGCACAAGCCTCCACCGTCCCCTCAGCCTGCCAGAAGGCCCCACAACCGCTCCGTGCCCGGCTCCGGGACCCTCACCACCAAGGAGGGGCACCGCTGTACCTGGGAGACGTCTGGGCAGGGCCAGGTGAGCCTGCTGGTCAGCTGCAGCGTCCACTCAGAGGGGGAACAGCAGAG GTACTGGTGTCGGTATGCCGGCAAACCGGACCAGTGCCAGGCCTACAGCGCCAAGTCCAGCCAGTACTGGAAGCAGCTGGTGGGGAAGCTGAAGAAGAGACACAATGCCTGTGAAGGAGAAAAAATCCTGAAGGCCAAAACCTGTAAGAAGGCACCGGCGGAGGCTCACATGAAGCTTGCCCAGCGTAGCGGGGAGGAGACTGCGGCCGAGAGGAAGGGAGGGCAGgcaggagggaagaggagagagccTTCTGATGGAGGGGAAGCAGCGAGGAAGAAGAAGGAagtggaggaggagaagagaaagagggatgaGGGCACTGGGTTTGTGGAGGACGGGGTGGTGAACGACATGGATCCGGTTCAGAGTTACTGTGCCGAGGGATGGCACTCTGTCTGCTCCTTCTTTGTCAAGTTCTTTGAGGGATGA